A part of Aricia agestis chromosome 13, ilAriAges1.1, whole genome shotgun sequence genomic DNA contains:
- the LOC121733310 gene encoding mutS protein homolog 4-like: MNKGPRYDFSAERSSSKSRKSSMGPPSGPPPVKRKTLNNSSSRQDSSWSGARPRVLANDSDIVDGFSTPKNRPTALRYISSSSRGGHSNSRSLRSTSTSVIEASVILAISEGRGMARGEIGMAAVDLRHPHLVLCQFSDTLLYTHTLTKINLFHPVEIIVPHTFCEGVQPNQLYKLIKEQFPQVTLTAVQRRHFNDTAGRQNIQSLCIPQYSAVYHQVIHKFYALTAAAAVLKYVEYIQCVVFARESLKIEYHSSENTMTIDVGTATQLELVQPLIASAGHTCCLLGVLGPTYTIGGIRALRAAILQPSCKKDLIEARLDAVQELIENDTGLIVDLQDVLRKLMDIDKILLLCIETPHQNADKYGEAQLHQTLLLKTTMELVPKLLDALKAVESGKLRKIKMDLENPHYKEIVDRIRNVIQEDAHPEKGTMGSLQRCFAIKPEINGLLDVARRTYSELIDDIQKIVEQLSETYDLPLRLNQNAMKGFHIILPVAPKMRRHFNVEDLPPIFIQVVFTGASVTMTTEDLVVLDHQTKESLNEIQKLSNIIIEALLKELRPFMPSLYKLCEDVAELDILLALAQASSAGSYIRPEFGDYMEVRNSVHPLLDYNSQVLPVPNDIFASPEYNFTIITGPNMGGKSIYIKQVAIQQIMAQLGCFVPATNAVFRLCDRIFSRIGFNDSVEFNASTYVIEMKEMQHILKGLTSSSLVIIDELCRGTSIEEGTSIAWAICEELILSNAFTFFTTHFLYLTRLQDLYCNVVNRHTSVREEEVITSDGVDKKLIYEHKLEAGVTTVKNYGLSLAAKTNLPKHTVDLAKELAELIEANKTPSEIRTPIQHFNEVLYKLNADIQKEYRLNHYSDETIKHLLNNFKIQNPQIIESIQMQNSIMESKTTFEKTEDSAKDSAKPEVSTESDKTPIIPEDNVIAILSPELNNEDNNNQNYTSVKSSTDLLRAYVNPPNDNMNESYNEYMQNNKTIKETNLNNDTDEILESSNSKDIKEQYLKYLTEDLNTSTIHNNSRILSTQKSSSNIFEKSSHDVNLKEIPEINNNNRNVIEELDDFDKNSISDTESDIADALTQIIEDTIDQSDEELMEETIKEINSELQQDTNVDFDLLTPPLGFRD, translated from the exons CCATATCAGAAGGTCGTGGCATGGCGCGGGGCGAGATAGGCATGGCGGCAGTAGATCTGCGTCACCCACACCTCGTGTTATGCCAGTTCAGTGACACCCTGCTCTACACGCACACTCTCACCAAGATCAACCTGTTCCATCCAGTTGAG ATTATAGTCCCCCACACATTCTGCGAGGGCGTTCAACCCAATCAGCTATACAAGCTGATCAAAGAGCAGTTCCCTCAAGTCACACTGACTGCGGTACAGAGGAGACACTTCAACGACACAGCTGGTCGACAGAACATACAGAGTTTGTGTATACCGCAATACAGCGCGGTGTACCATCAGGTTATACACAA GTTCTACGCCCTAACAGCAGCAGCGGCGGTATTGAAATACGTAGAATATATTCAGTGCGTTGTGTTCGCTCGGGAATCATTGAAAATAGAATACCACTCTTCCGAGAATACTATGACTATCG atGTAGGAACAGCAACCCAATTAGAACTAGTGCAGCCACTGATAGCGTCAGCGGGTCATACCTGCTGTCTTCTAGGGGTGTTAGGCCCAACATACACCATAGGTGGCATAAGGGCGCTCCGTGCAGCGATACTGCAGCCATCCTGCAAGAAAGACCTCATAGAAGCTCGACTAGATGCGGTGCAGGAGCTGATTGAAAATGATACGGGATTGATTGTTGATTTGCAG GATGTGCTTCGAAAACTAATGGATATAGACAAAATTCTCCTCCTCTGTATCGAGACTCCACATCAGAACGCCGATAAGTACGGCGAAGCGCAGTTACATCAGACTCTTCTGTTGAAGACCACTATGGAGTTGGTACCTAAACTCCTAGATGCTCTAAAGGCTGTTGAAAGTGGGAAGCTGAGGAAAATTAAAATG GACCTAGAAAACCCCCACTACAAAGAAATAGTAGACAGAATTCGTAACGTCATACAAGAAGACGCACATCCAGAAAAAGGCACCATGGGCAGTCTTCAACGCTGCTTCGCTATAAAGCCCGAAATAAACGGTCTTCTAGACGTTGCTAGAAGAACGTATTCCGAGCTGATAGATGATATACAAAAGATTGTGGAACAACTGAGTGAGACTTACGATCTACCACTCCGACTGAACCAGAATGCTATGAAAGGTTTCCATATTATATTGCCGGTTGCACCTAAAATGCGACGCCATTTTAATGTTGAAGATTTACCTCCTATATTTATCCag GTAGTTTTCACTGGAGCGAGTGTGACAATGACGACGGAAGATCTAGTAGTGCTAGATCACCAAACAAAGGAGTCTCTCAACGAAATACAAAAATTGAGTAACAT AATCATCGAAGCGCTCCTGAAAGAACTACGGCCTTTTATGCCGAGCCTTTACAAGCTGTGCGAAGATGTTGCCGAGTTGGACATTCTGTTAGCGTTGGCGCAA GCCAGTTCAGCCGGCTCATACATCCGTCCGGAGTTCGGCGACTACATGGAGGTGCGGAACAGTGTGCACCCGTTGCTGGACTACAATAGCCAGGTTCTGCCTGTGCCTAACGATATT tTTGCCAGCCCAGAAtataactttacaataataactgGACCTAACATGGGCGGAAAAAGTATTTATATCAAGCAAGTTGCAATACAACAGATAATGGCTCAA CTCGGCTGTTTCGTCCCGGCTACGAACGCGGTGTTTCGTCTCTGCGACAGAATATTCTCGAGGATCGGTTTCAATGATAGCGTCGAGTTTAACGCCTCTACTTATGTAATAGAG ATGAAAGAAATGCAGCACATACTAAAAGGTCTTACGTCGTCCAGTCTTGTTATAATAGACGAACTGTGTAG AGGCACAAGCATAGAAGAAGGCACGAGTATCGCATGGGCGATCTGCGAGGAGCTGATACTCAGCAATGCCTTCACTTTCTTCACCACGCACTTCCTCTATCTCACTAGACTGCAGGATCTGTATTGCAATGTAGTCAA TCGCCACACTTCAGTGAGAGAAGAAGAGGTAATAACTAGCGATGGAGTCGATAAGAAATTAATATACGAACATAAGTTGGAAGCAGGAGTCACTACAGTCAAGAACTACGGACTATCTCTAGCTGCTAAAACTAACTTACCCAAACACACTGTAGATTTAGCTAAGGAATTGGCTGAGCTTATTGAAGCTAATAAAACG CCTTCAGAAATCCGTACACCAATACAACACTTCAATGAAGTCCTATACAAGCTAAACGCTGATATACAAAAAGAATATAGACTAAATCACTATAGTGATgaaacaataaaacatttattgaaCAATTTCAAGATTCAGAACCCTCAAATAATAGAAAGTATACAAATGCAGAATAGCATAATGGAAAGTAAAACAACGTTCGAAAAAACTGAAGATTCTGCCAAAGATTCTGCCAAACCAGAAGTCTCAACTGAAAGTGATAAAACTCCAATTATTCCAGAAGACAATGTGATTGCAATATTATCACCAGAACTTAATAAcgaagataataataatcaaaactaTACCTCTGTAAAATCATCTACAGATTTACTCCGTGCTTATGTAAACCCTCCAAATGATAATATGAATGAATCTTATAACGAATATatgcaaaacaataaaacaatcaAAGAAACGAATCTAAATAATGATACCGATGAAATTCTAGAAAGTTCTAATTCTAAGGACATAAAAGAAcaatatctaaaatatttaactgaAGATTTAAACACAAgtacaatacataataatagtaGAATTCTATCAACACAAAAGAGCTCtagtaatatttttgaaaaatcaaGCCATGAcgtgaatttaaaagaaataccagaaattaataataacaatagaaaTGTTATAGAGGAATTAGATGATTTCGACAAGAATAGTATTAGTGATACTGAAAGTGATATTGCTGATGCATTGACTCAAATCATTGAAGACACGATTGATCAGAGTGATGAAGAATTGATGGAAGAGACTATAAAGGAAATCAATAGTGAATTACAGCAGGATACCAACGTAGACTTTGACCTGCTGACTCCACCGTTAGGTTTTAGGgattaa